In Gadus macrocephalus chromosome 4, ASM3116895v1, the following proteins share a genomic window:
- the LOC132455417 gene encoding uncharacterized protein LOC132455417 isoform X2: MESGLVPTLLGSATNLGQASPSIGNFQVFLSRDVACHTDHLETHTVATRLSLKTFRPHFTSKEDCDAFGDRSTQRGATSESLGVDAPGSSHMSSHGGELKILSVYGKGEGPLAVGGHDTLFTASEVEALNSLSADHSAAKSLERGERLVCHEELSVQVGNHLLIQHPNERLPLLQLQHTPLESTPLYDSVNAAKYARLMPTFFFSIYTYWRFSFRCKCD, encoded by the exons ATGGAGTCCGGATTAGTACCAACACTCCTCGGCTCAGCGACAAATCTCGGACAA GCCAGCCCATCAATTGGTAACTTTCAGGTGTttctctcaagggatgttgcctgccatACAGACCACCTGGAAACACATACTGTAGCCACACGGCTATCCTTAAAGACTTTCCGGCCCCACTTCACAAGTAAAG aagactgcgatgcctttggagaccgtagcacgcagcgcggcgccacctctgagagtctgggtgtggacgcccctggctcctcccacatgtccagtcacggtggggagctgaagatcctgagcgtctacggtaaaggggagggcccactggcggtgggcggccatgacaccctcttcaccgcgtcagaagtggaggccctgaactcgctgtctgcggaccacagcgcggccaagagcctggagcgcggcgagcggctggtctgccacgaggagctgagtgtgcaggttggaaatcatcttcttattcagcatccaaatgagaggcttcctctgttacaactccagcacacacccCTAGAAAGCACACCCCTTTATGATTCAGTAAAcgctgccaaatatgcccgtcttatgcccaccttttttttttcaatttacaCATATTGGCGCTTTTCATTTAGATGTAAATGTGATTAG
- the LOC132455417 gene encoding uncharacterized protein LOC132455417 isoform X1, which translates to MTSVTARNLRSEMYPRMHQNVIHRSGTSSQASPSIGNFQVFLSRDVACHTDHLETHTVATRLSLKTFRPHFTSKEDCDAFGDRSTQRGATSESLGVDAPGSSHMSSHGGELKILSVYGKGEGPLAVGGHDTLFTASEVEALNSLSADHSAAKSLERGERLVCHEELSVQVGNHLLIQHPNERLPLLQLQHTPLESTPLYDSVNAAKYARLMPTFFFSIYTYWRFSFRCKCD; encoded by the exons ATGACCTCCGTTACAGCTCGCAACTTACGGTCTGAAATGTATCCCCGGATGCACCAGAATGTTATACATCGATCTGGTACGAGTTCACAG GCCAGCCCATCAATTGGTAACTTTCAGGTGTttctctcaagggatgttgcctgccatACAGACCACCTGGAAACACATACTGTAGCCACACGGCTATCCTTAAAGACTTTCCGGCCCCACTTCACAAGTAAAG aagactgcgatgcctttggagaccgtagcacgcagcgcggcgccacctctgagagtctgggtgtggacgcccctggctcctcccacatgtccagtcacggtggggagctgaagatcctgagcgtctacggtaaaggggagggcccactggcggtgggcggccatgacaccctcttcaccgcgtcagaagtggaggccctgaactcgctgtctgcggaccacagcgcggccaagagcctggagcgcggcgagcggctggtctgccacgaggagctgagtgtgcaggttggaaatcatcttcttattcagcatccaaatgagaggcttcctctgttacaactccagcacacacccCTAGAAAGCACACCCCTTTATGATTCAGTAAAcgctgccaaatatgcccgtcttatgcccaccttttttttttcaatttacaCATATTGGCGCTTTTCATTTAGATGTAAATGTGATTAG
- the LOC132455417 gene encoding uncharacterized protein LOC132455417 isoform X3 → MLYIDLASPSIGNFQVFLSRDVACHTDHLETHTVATRLSLKTFRPHFTSKEDCDAFGDRSTQRGATSESLGVDAPGSSHMSSHGGELKILSVYGKGEGPLAVGGHDTLFTASEVEALNSLSADHSAAKSLERGERLVCHEELSVQVGNHLLIQHPNERLPLLQLQHTPLESTPLYDSVNAAKYARLMPTFFFSIYTYWRFSFRCKCD, encoded by the exons ATGTTATACATCGATCTG GCCAGCCCATCAATTGGTAACTTTCAGGTGTttctctcaagggatgttgcctgccatACAGACCACCTGGAAACACATACTGTAGCCACACGGCTATCCTTAAAGACTTTCCGGCCCCACTTCACAAGTAAAG aagactgcgatgcctttggagaccgtagcacgcagcgcggcgccacctctgagagtctgggtgtggacgcccctggctcctcccacatgtccagtcacggtggggagctgaagatcctgagcgtctacggtaaaggggagggcccactggcggtgggcggccatgacaccctcttcaccgcgtcagaagtggaggccctgaactcgctgtctgcggaccacagcgcggccaagagcctggagcgcggcgagcggctggtctgccacgaggagctgagtgtgcaggttggaaatcatcttcttattcagcatccaaatgagaggcttcctctgttacaactccagcacacacccCTAGAAAGCACACCCCTTTATGATTCAGTAAAcgctgccaaatatgcccgtcttatgcccaccttttttttttcaatttacaCATATTGGCGCTTTTCATTTAGATGTAAATGTGATTAG
- the LOC132455429 gene encoding zinc finger protein 431-like, with the protein MASHNGELRILSVYGKGEGPLAVDGHDTLFTTSEVEALSSMSADCSVAKSLNCSVRLVRLEELTGHQGGRKGRPGVLCGKVFPNNDNMIVHMRTKPDKKQYKCDQCAKCFSQNGHLKSHMMTHTGEKPYRCDQCMKLFISKTHLKCHMWTHTGEKPYKCDHCAKRFGQTNALQIHIRTHTGEKPYKCDHCAKRFRQTSQLTGHMRTHTGEKPYKCDHCAKGFGHSSHLKTHMRTHTGEVPYKCDQCAERFGQPRQLTRHMWTHTGEKPYKCDYCAKSFGQTCHLKSHMRTHTGEIPYKCDQCAERFRESSQLKSHMWTHTGEKPYKCDQCAKRFLTISHLKSHMWTHTREKPYKCDQCAKRFLTISHLKSHMWTHTREKPYKCDQCAMRFEQTSTLQIQIHMRTHTGEKLYKCDQCTKLFIRKDKLKIHMRTHTGEKPFNCDQCAKRFRQRGSLNVHMRTHTGEKPYKCDQCTERFIYKACLKSHMKTHTGEKPYRCDQCTKSFSGKVHLEIHMRTHTGEKPYKCDQCAKCFSQSGHLKRHMRTHTGEKPCKCDQCTKLFIRKDQLKIHMRTHTGEKPFKCDQCAKRFRQIGSLKRHMRTHTGEKPYKCDQCMKLFSLNCHLKSHMRTHTGEKPYRCDQCAMRFLTTSYLKTHMWTHTGEKPYKCDQCTKLFIRKDKLEIHMRSHTGEKPYKCDQCTKLFRQRGSLKRHMRTHTREKPYKCDQCTKLFRQRGSLKRHMRTHTREKPYKCDQCTERFIYKACLKSHMKTHTGEKPDRSEQMHEALQSEKAPGGPHVLCILST; encoded by the exons atggccagtcacaacggggagctgcggatcctgagcgtctatggaaaaggggagggcccactggcggtggacggccatgacaccctcttcaccacgtcagaagtggaggccttgagctcgaTGTCGGCGGACTGCAgtgtggccaagagcctgaactgcagtGTGCGGTTggtccgccttgaggagctgactgggcatcagggcggccgcaagggccggcccggtgtcttgtgtggCAAGGTTTTTCCCAATAATGACAATATGATCGTTCACATGAGGACAAAACCCGACAAGAAGCagtacaagtgtgaccaatgcgcaaaGTGCTTCAGTCAAAATGGACatctgaagagccacatgatgactcacaccggggagaagccctacaggtgcgaccaatgcatgaagctcTTCATATCGAAAACGCACTTGAAGTGCCACAtgtggactcacaccggggagaagccctacaagtgtgaccattgCGCAAAGCGCTTTGGACAAACAAACGCCCTTCAGATCCACAttaggactcacaccggggagaagccctacaagtgtgaccattgCGCAAAGCGCTTCAGACAGACAAGCCAGCTTACgggccacatgaggactcacaccggggagaagccctacaagtgtgaccattgCGCAAAGGGATTTGGACATTCAAGCCATCTTAagacccacatgaggactcacaccggcgaggtgccctacaagtgtgaccaatgcgcagAGCGCTTCGGACAGCCAAGGCAGCTTACGAGGCACAtgtggactcacaccggggagaagccctacaagtgtgactaTTGCGCAAAGAGCTTCGGGCAGACATGCCATCTtaagagccacatgaggactcacaccggcgagataccctacaagtgtgaccaatgcgcagAGCGCTTCAGAGAGTCAAGCCAGCTTAAGAGTCACAtgtggactcacaccggggagaagccctacaagtgtgaccaatgcgcaaaGCGCTTCTTAACGATAAGCCACCTTAAGAGCCACATGTGGACTCACAccagggagaagccctacaagtgtgaccaatgcgcaaaGCGCTTCTTAACGATAAGCCACCTTAAGAGCCACATGTGGACTCACAccagggagaagccctacaagtgtgaccaatgcgcaaTGCGCTTCGAACAGACAAGCACCCTTCAGATccagatccacatgaggactcacaccggggagaagctctacaagtgtgaccaatgtacGAAGCTCTTCATTCGGAAAGACaagctgaagatccacatgaggactcacaccggggagaagcccttcaactgtgaccaatgcgcaaagcgcttcagacagagaggcagcctaaatgtccacatgaggactcacaccggggagaagccctacaagtgtgaccaatgcacagaGCGCTTCATTTATAAAGCCtgcctgaagagccacatgaagactcacaccggagagaagccctaca ggtgcgaccaatgcacgaagagcttcagtGGGAAAGTACACTTggagatccacatgaggactcacaccggagagaagccctacaagtgtgaccaatgcgcaaaGTGCTTCAGTCAAAGTGGACACCTGAAGagacacatgaggactcacaccggggagaagccctgcaagtgtgaccaatgtacGAAGCTCTTCATTCGGAAAGACcagctgaagatccacatgaggactcacaccggggagaagcccttcaagtgtgaccaatgcgcaaaGCGCTTCAGACAGATAGGCAGCCTGAAGagacacatgaggactcacaccggcgagaaacCCTACAagtgcgaccaatgcatgaagctcTTCAGTCTGAACTGTCacttgaagagccacatgaggactcacaccggggagaagccctacaggtgcgaCCAATGCGCAATGCGCTTCTTAACGACAAGCTACCTTAAGACCCACAtgtggactcacaccggggagaagccctacaagtgcgaCCAATGTACGAAGCTCTTCATTCGGAAAGACAAGCTGGAGATCCACATGAGgtctcacaccggggagaagccttacaagtgtgaccaatgtacGAAGCTcttcagacagagaggcagcctGAAGagacacatgaggactcacacccgcgagaagccctacaagtgtgaccaatgtacAAAGCTcttcagacagagaggcagcctGAAGagacacatgaggactcacacccgcgagaagccctacaagtgtgaccaatgcacggaGCGCTTCATTTATAAAGCCtgcctgaagagccacatgaagactcacaccGGAGAGAAGCCCGACAGGTCTGAACAAATGCACGAAGCTCTTCAGTCAGAAAAGGCACCTGGAGGACCACATGTGTTATGTATTTTAAGCAcgtaa